The following are encoded together in the Deinococcus misasensis DSM 22328 genome:
- a CDS encoding biotin-dependent carboxyltransferase family protein, with translation MNRMHLNILKPGLLTLVQDLGRQGFRQHGVSQSGALDLQGHRLANFLLGNVPQAATLEITLGGLQLEAASEGWVGLAGSGLHAVLNGQRVQGQRALHLKTGDCLEFKPTPSGARAYLALPGGLDVPEVLGSRSTHLRSGVGPPRIQAGMVIKALGPNPIMKGRFFLSAEPLPALLKVQVIRGPEWEDHPAVHEVFQVTAQSDRMGLRLEGPPIRLQRTAEMYSVAVLPGTVQLPSGGQPIVLLSDAQTTGGYPRILQVIQADLWKLGQVLPGQHIQFQEVSIQEATRALREQHQNNLRLQKLLSRYIEPSWT, from the coding sequence GGCCTCTTGACCCTCGTGCAAGATCTGGGCAGGCAGGGATTCCGCCAGCATGGGGTCTCCCAGAGCGGTGCCCTTGACCTTCAGGGACATCGCCTTGCCAACTTTTTGTTGGGGAATGTCCCGCAAGCTGCCACACTGGAAATCACCTTGGGCGGTCTGCAACTGGAAGCCGCTTCTGAAGGATGGGTGGGGCTGGCAGGCTCTGGTTTGCATGCCGTTCTGAACGGCCAGAGGGTGCAAGGCCAGAGGGCACTTCACTTGAAAACCGGCGATTGCCTCGAATTCAAACCCACCCCCTCGGGGGCCAGAGCTTACCTCGCTTTGCCGGGAGGTCTGGATGTCCCCGAAGTGCTGGGAAGCCGCAGCACCCACCTTCGAAGTGGGGTGGGGCCTCCCCGGATTCAGGCCGGGATGGTGATCAAAGCTCTGGGTCCGAATCCCATCATGAAAGGCCGTTTCTTTCTTTCTGCAGAGCCTCTTCCAGCCTTGCTCAAAGTGCAGGTCATTCGGGGTCCAGAGTGGGAAGACCATCCAGCAGTGCATGAAGTGTTTCAGGTGACGGCCCAATCAGACCGCATGGGACTCCGTCTGGAAGGCCCACCCATCCGGTTGCAACGCACTGCAGAAATGTACAGTGTGGCTGTGCTGCCCGGAACCGTGCAGTTGCCCTCAGGTGGACAGCCCATTGTGCTGCTTTCCGATGCCCAGACCACCGGAGGTTATCCGCGCATCTTGCAGGTGATTCAGGCGGACCTCTGGAAACTCGGGCAGGTGTTGCCAGGGCAGCACATCCAGTTTCAGGAGGTGTCCATTCAGGAGGCCACCAGAGCCCTGCGTGAGCAACACCAAAACAACCTCAGGCTTCAGAAGCTC